The sequence GCCCGCGTGCACACCGCCCCGCGGGCCGTCGTGGTCACCTGCCCGAATCGTTCCGGAAGGTCGCGCCGCGGCACCCCGGTCCGCACCCGGTGCAGTATCCCATTGACCACCTGCCGGTGGTCCCGCCACCGCCCGCACCGGTTGTTACTCACTGGCAGCAACGACTCCAGCCGCTGCCATTACCCGTCCGAAAGATCTCCCCGTCCCGTCATGCCACGGTCAACGCTCCAGACCAGCGGCCGGACACGGCCCTACAGTGAGGACATGTCGGACGATCAGCACCGCGTGACCGTGGACGACGGCGTCGAGTTCCCCGCGCCCGCCGACGGCGAGATGTGGGCGGTCGGGGCCGTCATCCTCAATCAGGACGGCCACGCCTTCGCCCAGAAACGCAGCCCTGAACGGCGGCTCTTCCCCGACTGCTGGGACATCGCCGGCGGCCACGTCGAGCCCGGCGAAACCCTGCTGGACACCCTCGCCCGCGAAGTGGAAGAGGAGACCGGATGGCGTCTGCGCCGCGTCCGGCGCCTCCTCGGCATCACCACCTGGACCGGCGACGACGGGGACGGACTGCGGCACGAGGCCGACTACCTCGTCGAGGTCGACGGCGACCTGGGCCACCCCGCCCTGGAATGGTCCAAGCACACCGCCTACGACTGGTTCGGTCCCGCCGGCCTGCACCGCCTCAAGGAGAACCGAGCTCCCGGCGAATACCTCATCCACGACCTGATCGCGAAAGCCCTACAAGATCGCCCGGA comes from Streptomyces sp. SCL15-4 and encodes:
- a CDS encoding NUDIX hydrolase: MSDDQHRVTVDDGVEFPAPADGEMWAVGAVILNQDGHAFAQKRSPERRLFPDCWDIAGGHVEPGETLLDTLAREVEEETGWRLRRVRRLLGITTWTGDDGDGLRHEADYLVEVDGDLGHPALEWSKHTAYDWFGPAGLHRLKENRAPGEYLIHDLIAKALQDRPDTP